The Desulfomicrobium apsheronum genome includes a region encoding these proteins:
- a CDS encoding DUF1788 domain-containing protein: MNDDFNGRLNKVLDRLLSKELLSNTGLGNEIGFYIFDYPPEQELRLREFLETIKAQLTKRAPDLRFVHINLFKLLIDYLAERKLLDRAYQLQKTKGDEELLKALKGPLQEKRVAEYFVQAARPEVNDLVLVSGVGNAWPMLRSHTLLNCLHAYMEDTPLVLFYPGQYSGQSLRLFGKLPESNYYRAFSLVPHQAS; encoded by the coding sequence ATGAACGATGATTTCAACGGTCGCCTGAATAAAGTCCTCGACCGGCTCCTTTCCAAGGAACTGTTGTCGAATACTGGGCTTGGCAACGAGATCGGCTTCTATATCTTCGACTACCCACCGGAGCAGGAACTCCGACTCAGGGAGTTTCTTGAAACAATCAAAGCGCAGCTCACAAAGCGTGCTCCCGATCTTCGGTTTGTCCACATCAATCTGTTCAAGCTGCTCATCGACTACCTGGCTGAGCGCAAACTTCTGGACCGCGCCTACCAGTTGCAAAAAACCAAGGGTGACGAAGAACTGCTCAAAGCCCTCAAAGGCCCGCTCCAGGAAAAACGCGTAGCCGAATATTTCGTCCAAGCCGCACGACCTGAGGTCAACGACCTGGTCCTTGTTTCAGGCGTCGGCAATGCCTGGCCCATGCTCCGCAGTCATACCCTGCTCAATTGCCTGCACGCATACATGGAGGACACGCCTCTGGTCCTCTTCTATCCGGGACAATATTCCGGTCAGAGCTTGCGCCTTTTTGGCAAGCTGCCTGAGAGCAACTACTATCGCGCATTTTCTCTCGTTCCTCATCAAGCTTCCTAG
- the brxC gene encoding BREX system P-loop protein BrxC yields MLIKDLFAKNLFRPINGVVKAEQQEDAVVWQELEEYVLTKELDQHFRKFFDAYQAARRNAHDPSLSDRMGIWVSGFFGSGKSHFIKILSYLLNNREACNPQTSEYRRAAKFFEEKIKDPLLLADIKNATNGNTDVILFNIDSRADAQDGRGTILSVFWRVFNEMQGFCGEYPHLAEMERYLTSKGKFEEFCTTYSELSGEDWIKERDAFHFKKDEVVEALSKTLGQSLTSTESWFDKSENSVSLTIDAFAKRVKEYLDSRGKDHRIVFLVDEVGQFIGNDTHLMLNLQTITEDLGRVCQGRAWVVVTSQEDIDAILDLVSLKANDFSKIQGRFRTRLSLSSSNTDEVIQIRLLEKKSAAQEELQRLFDVKGDIINSQLGFSHDSAHLKTYRDRVDFAGCYPFAPYHFQLVQKIFESIRKAGATGLHLSRGERSMLDAFQSAAINVASKDIGALVPLYEFYPSIESFLDTAVKRTIEQASGNDGLEKPFDIQLLKTLFLIRYVDIIKPNVENLVTLFVDQVDSDRLSLKRRIEAGLQRLEKETLITRNGDLFFFLTNEEQTVRRQIKNIDITGSEELKLLSEIIFAEIFKDQSKFKYRPYKRDYAFVRLLDGHPYSSKVDQDIAVEIISPLNDQYALFNSMKCILYSGEHLGRIVFKLPDQKELGIEVRDYLQTDKFIRLNSDASQTVEFKKILRELQEENRERRTRLTVLIENLLCQAKVYVLQQELQLKNSGAKGALDEALEYVIQNVFLKFSYLEVVHDDPIKELRAVLLSNDVARTQLQMDLPQVNAQAIKELREHVDLLTAKNHTILLADMVTKFSAKPYGWPEWEVVLLAARLFMAGEIKLVVDDPLEPRQALDVLTKTTQWRAVRIMKCKLASPEEIEKARKLCQDLFGKIGPESGEALVAHFKEQLQTWRRQLGQFRPLAQTGQYPGASIIDRALGVIEGILTIRDSYECIIAFNRKKNDLLDAGDDIHELSGFYANQKPTWDKLRQSLRIFNTNAAALNKNADAAQALKRLQEIAAHDSPYGMIKDVEGYILKVATVNERMICDIKKVVRTDLEAKIQIIDSLLDKMNATIDVHNQILDPLQVLLKTIEEEQSIPSLSYIREESEKLLEEAIIKIDDIKSKDNNHTISTKTKFIDLKLITNKVYLESVEDIDNLITELKDKLLSELNNNTRIRVK; encoded by the coding sequence ATGCTGATCAAGGATCTGTTCGCAAAAAATCTGTTCCGCCCCATCAACGGCGTCGTCAAAGCCGAACAGCAGGAAGATGCCGTCGTATGGCAGGAACTGGAAGAGTATGTTCTCACCAAGGAACTCGACCAGCATTTCCGCAAGTTCTTCGACGCCTATCAGGCCGCTCGACGCAACGCCCATGATCCAAGCCTTTCCGACAGAATGGGCATCTGGGTCTCCGGCTTCTTCGGGTCGGGCAAGTCGCACTTCATCAAGATCCTGTCCTACCTGCTGAACAACCGGGAAGCCTGTAACCCCCAAACTTCGGAATACAGACGGGCCGCGAAGTTCTTCGAGGAAAAAATCAAGGACCCCCTGCTGCTCGCGGATATCAAAAACGCGACAAACGGAAATACCGACGTCATCCTTTTTAACATCGACAGCCGTGCCGATGCTCAGGACGGGCGCGGAACCATCCTCTCGGTGTTCTGGCGTGTGTTTAACGAGATGCAAGGGTTCTGCGGCGAGTACCCGCATTTGGCGGAGATGGAACGCTACCTGACCAGCAAGGGCAAATTCGAGGAGTTCTGCACCACATACTCGGAACTCAGCGGCGAGGACTGGATCAAGGAGCGTGACGCGTTCCACTTCAAAAAAGACGAGGTGGTTGAAGCGCTCTCCAAAACTTTGGGTCAGAGCCTCACATCGACCGAATCCTGGTTCGACAAGTCGGAGAACTCTGTCAGCCTAACCATCGACGCCTTCGCCAAACGGGTCAAAGAATACCTGGACAGTCGAGGCAAGGATCACCGCATCGTCTTTCTCGTGGATGAAGTCGGCCAGTTCATCGGCAACGACACGCACCTCATGCTCAACCTGCAAACCATCACTGAAGACCTGGGCCGCGTCTGCCAGGGCCGGGCTTGGGTTGTCGTCACTTCCCAGGAAGATATCGACGCCATCCTCGATCTTGTTTCTTTAAAGGCCAATGATTTTTCCAAGATTCAGGGGCGCTTCCGCACGCGTCTGTCTCTCTCCAGTTCCAACACCGACGAAGTCATCCAGATCCGCCTGCTGGAAAAGAAATCAGCGGCACAAGAAGAACTGCAACGGCTCTTTGACGTCAAAGGCGACATCATCAACAGCCAGCTCGGCTTCTCGCACGACAGCGCCCATCTCAAAACCTATCGAGATAGAGTAGATTTCGCGGGATGCTATCCCTTTGCGCCTTACCATTTCCAGTTGGTTCAGAAGATATTTGAGTCCATCCGCAAGGCTGGAGCCACGGGCCTCCATCTGAGTCGCGGAGAACGCTCGATGCTCGATGCCTTCCAGTCCGCCGCCATCAATGTGGCTAGCAAGGACATTGGCGCCCTTGTCCCGCTTTACGAATTCTATCCGTCCATCGAAAGCTTCCTGGATACGGCGGTCAAGCGCACCATTGAGCAGGCGAGTGGAAACGACGGACTGGAGAAACCCTTCGACATCCAGCTCCTCAAAACACTGTTCCTGATTCGCTATGTGGATATCATCAAGCCCAACGTCGAAAACCTCGTGACACTCTTCGTTGACCAGGTGGACTCCGACAGGCTGTCCTTGAAACGGCGTATCGAAGCAGGCTTGCAGCGTCTGGAAAAAGAAACCCTTATCACCCGAAACGGAGATCTTTTTTTCTTTTTAACGAATGAAGAACAGACCGTAAGACGTCAAATCAAAAATATTGACATCACTGGTTCCGAGGAATTGAAGCTCCTGTCCGAAATCATCTTTGCCGAAATTTTCAAGGACCAGAGCAAGTTCAAATATCGACCCTACAAACGCGATTATGCCTTCGTCCGTCTTCTGGACGGGCATCCGTACAGCAGCAAAGTGGATCAGGACATCGCCGTGGAGATTATCTCTCCCCTCAATGACCAATATGCGCTGTTCAATTCCATGAAGTGCATCCTCTATTCAGGAGAGCATCTCGGGCGTATCGTCTTCAAACTACCTGACCAAAAGGAACTTGGAATCGAAGTTCGCGACTACCTACAAACCGACAAATTCATCCGCCTCAATAGCGACGCATCGCAGACCGTCGAATTCAAAAAAATCCTGCGGGAGCTACAAGAGGAAAATCGCGAACGCCGGACGCGACTCACGGTTTTGATTGAAAACCTGCTGTGTCAGGCCAAGGTCTACGTATTGCAGCAAGAATTGCAGCTCAAGAATTCCGGAGCCAAAGGGGCCCTGGATGAAGCTCTGGAATATGTTATCCAGAATGTCTTTCTGAAGTTTTCATACCTCGAAGTTGTCCATGACGATCCCATCAAGGAACTTCGTGCCGTCCTGCTCTCCAACGATGTCGCCAGAACCCAGCTCCAGATGGATCTTCCACAGGTCAATGCTCAGGCGATCAAGGAACTGCGTGAGCATGTCGACCTCCTCACGGCGAAAAACCACACCATCCTGCTGGCTGACATGGTCACCAAGTTCAGCGCCAAGCCCTACGGTTGGCCGGAATGGGAAGTCGTGCTGTTGGCCGCGAGACTGTTCATGGCCGGTGAGATCAAGCTGGTGGTCGATGACCCCTTGGAACCGCGCCAGGCCCTCGATGTGCTTACGAAGACAACGCAATGGCGAGCAGTGCGAATCATGAAATGCAAGCTGGCCAGCCCGGAAGAAATCGAAAAAGCCCGCAAGCTCTGTCAGGATCTGTTCGGCAAGATCGGACCGGAATCCGGCGAGGCTCTGGTTGCGCACTTCAAAGAGCAGTTACAGACTTGGCGCAGGCAATTGGGACAGTTCCGCCCCCTGGCGCAAACGGGTCAGTACCCAGGGGCGTCCATCATCGATCGGGCGCTCGGAGTGATCGAGGGCATCCTGACTATCCGCGACAGCTACGAGTGCATCATCGCGTTCAACAGAAAGAAAAATGACTTGCTTGATGCCGGTGACGACATCCATGAACTGAGCGGCTTTTACGCGAATCAGAAGCCCACTTGGGACAAGCTGCGCCAAAGCCTGCGCATCTTCAACACAAACGCGGCGGCCTTGAATAAAAATGCCGATGCAGCCCAGGCACTGAAGCGTTTGCAGGAGATTGCTGCGCATGACTCCCCTTATGGCATGATCAAAGATGTCGAAGGATATATTTTGAAGGTCGCCACGGTTAATGAGCGCATGATCTGTGACATAAAGAAAGTGGTGCGAACAGATCTTGAGGCCAAAATCCAGATTATTGATTCATTGCTAGACAAGATGAACGCCACGATCGATGTCCACAATCAAATACTTGATCCGTTACAGGTTTTACTCAAAACTATTGAGGAGGAGCAAAGCATTCCGTCCTTGTCGTACATTCGTGAAGAAAGCGAAAAATTACTTGAAGAAGCAATCATCAAAATTGATGATATAAAATCAAAAGACAATAATCATACAATTTCAACAAAGACGAAATTTATAGATCTAAAATTGATTACTAATAAAGTATATCTGGAGTCAGTTGAAGATATTGACAATTTAATTACAGAATTGAAAGACAAATTATTGAGCGAACTTAATAACAACACCCGCATAAGAGTAAAATAG
- the pglX gene encoding BREX-1 system adenine-specific DNA-methyltransferase PglX, translating into MNKAALKSYAPAARLEFIQAVTDRAKALGLSAKAIEPAEVKGDVAIIAGQAFPKAVAERRAELERQIRIKGFEQLMEEVAYTWFNRFCALRFMEVHDYLDHGYRVLSNPSGSDIPEILEKATSVDLPGLDKGLVADLRLAGNKDAELYRVLLMAQCNALHAVMPMLFEKVGDATELLLPENLLQTNSPVRKLVAAIPEEDWQEIEILGWLYQFYISEKKDQVIGKVVKSEDIPAATQLFTPNWIVKYMVQNTLGRTWMMTHPDSTLKGGMEFYITPAEQTPEVQAQLDAITPRELNPEELTLLDPACGSGHILVEAYDLFKAIYLDRGYRPRDIPRLILEKNLYGLDIDDRAVQLARFALLMKARGDDRRILDANNPVRLNVLAFQNSKGLDIEQIAATLLKERTKSLTGGQHQLSFVPQPARQLPLTTTEKPEATPEEFFALLHVFEHAKTFGSLLRIHDKLKAALPRLEKLLVKAGRADGMSAMYAEMLMPLVRQAQFLAREYDCVVANPPYMGSKGQNPAVKAYAKDNFPDTKADLFAMFIERGLELLTQHGLAGLITMQSWMFLSTYESLRAAILSNRTIISMIHLGARGFDSIGGEVVQTTAFVANKTYQNDYNGSYFRLIYGKSEAEKITNFKTNPSLRHTASATDFTIIPGSPISYWISQSYRDAFKNGNLINDFASPRQGIATANNERFLRLWHEVAINNISFGLENIQQALSKNAKWIPYNKGGAFRKWYGNNEYVINWENDGNEIKCFCDENGKQRSAIRNQEYYFIPSVTWTDISSSSFGVRQSKKGFLFDGTSHSAFPKIEYLNFLTGLMCAKTSFEFLKIINPTMHFQVGNIGSIPIDLNKINHKIKLINDISLDALSISASDWDSNEFSWDFTHLPLLNQKFRHTNLKDTYSTIRIHWIEMTSEMQRLEEENNSIFIDAYDLQNELTPDVPLHEITLTYNPPYRYGPGKTDEEYESLQRTDTIRELISYAIGCMMGRYSLDEPGLIYAYDGNEGFDPSRYATFPADEDGIIPVMDGEWFDDDATVRFVDFVRTVWPAETLDENLNFVADSLDPKKGETPVETIRRFISTKFFKDYHLKVYKKRPIYWLFSSGKNKAFECLVYLHRYNANTLPRMRAMYVTPLQGKFNARIEYLKKELDAAPSTAARKQLQKELDTMTKKQQELRTFDELLRHYADQRITLDLDDGVKVNYGKFGGLLAEVKAITGGSEE; encoded by the coding sequence ATGAACAAAGCAGCTCTCAAATCCTACGCTCCTGCCGCCCGTCTTGAATTCATTCAGGCTGTGACCGATCGCGCCAAGGCCCTGGGCCTGTCCGCCAAAGCCATAGAACCCGCTGAAGTCAAAGGCGACGTAGCCATTATTGCCGGTCAGGCTTTTCCAAAGGCCGTGGCCGAACGACGCGCCGAGCTGGAACGCCAGATCAGGATCAAAGGCTTTGAACAACTCATGGAGGAAGTGGCCTACACATGGTTCAACCGCTTTTGCGCCCTCCGTTTCATGGAAGTTCACGACTATCTGGACCATGGCTACCGGGTGCTCAGCAATCCCAGCGGTTCGGACATCCCGGAAATTCTGGAGAAGGCCACCAGTGTGGATTTGCCAGGGTTGGACAAAGGATTGGTGGCGGACTTGCGGCTGGCCGGAAACAAGGATGCTGAGTTATACCGAGTGCTACTCATGGCTCAGTGCAACGCCCTGCACGCGGTCATGCCCATGCTGTTCGAGAAGGTCGGGGACGCTACGGAACTGCTGCTGCCGGAGAACCTGCTGCAAACCAATTCGCCCGTTCGCAAGCTGGTGGCGGCGATCCCGGAAGAGGACTGGCAGGAGATAGAGATTCTGGGTTGGCTCTATCAGTTCTATATTTCCGAAAAAAAGGATCAGGTCATCGGCAAGGTTGTCAAAAGCGAGGACATCCCCGCCGCCACCCAGCTTTTCACGCCCAATTGGATCGTCAAATACATGGTTCAGAACACCTTGGGCCGGACTTGGATGATGACCCACCCCGACTCCACTCTCAAAGGCGGCATGGAGTTTTACATCACCCCGGCGGAACAGACGCCTGAGGTGCAAGCGCAGTTGGATGCCATCACGCCCAGGGAACTAAACCCGGAAGAGTTGACCCTGCTCGATCCGGCCTGCGGGTCCGGCCATATATTGGTGGAAGCCTATGACCTGTTCAAGGCCATCTATCTGGATCGAGGTTACAGGCCTCGGGATATCCCGCGCCTGATTCTGGAAAAGAACCTCTATGGGCTGGATATTGATGATCGAGCCGTACAACTGGCCCGGTTTGCGCTGCTTATGAAGGCCAGAGGTGACGACCGACGCATACTGGATGCAAACAATCCGGTACGGCTCAATGTGCTAGCCTTTCAGAATAGCAAGGGCCTGGATATCGAACAGATCGCCGCGACCTTGCTCAAGGAACGGACCAAGTCTTTGACTGGGGGACAGCACCAGCTTTCTTTCGTGCCGCAACCAGCCCGACAACTTCCTCTGACCACCACCGAGAAGCCGGAGGCAACGCCGGAGGAATTTTTCGCCCTGCTCCATGTCTTTGAGCACGCCAAAACCTTTGGCTCCCTGCTGCGTATCCACGACAAGCTGAAAGCCGCCTTGCCGCGCCTGGAAAAGCTACTGGTGAAGGCAGGACGAGCAGATGGCATGTCCGCCATGTATGCTGAAATGCTCATGCCCTTGGTTCGCCAGGCGCAGTTTCTGGCGCGGGAGTATGATTGTGTGGTGGCGAATCCGCCGTACATGGGCAGCAAAGGACAGAATCCGGCAGTCAAAGCCTACGCCAAAGATAACTTTCCAGACACTAAGGCAGATTTATTTGCCATGTTTATTGAACGTGGCTTGGAGTTGCTCACACAGCATGGGTTGGCTGGATTGATCACCATGCAAAGCTGGATGTTTCTGTCAACCTATGAATCTTTACGAGCAGCTATTTTGAGTAACAGGACAATAATCTCCATGATTCATCTCGGCGCACGAGGCTTTGACAGTATTGGAGGCGAAGTTGTTCAAACTACAGCTTTTGTCGCAAATAAAACATATCAAAATGATTATAATGGATCATATTTCCGCTTGATATATGGAAAGTCTGAGGCTGAAAAAATTACAAATTTTAAAACAAATCCATCCTTGCGGCATACCGCATCAGCAACCGATTTTACAATAATACCGGGGAGTCCTATATCATACTGGATCTCTCAATCTTATCGAGACGCGTTCAAGAACGGAAACCTTATTAATGACTTTGCGTCTCCTAGACAAGGAATTGCTACCGCAAATAATGAACGTTTCTTAAGACTGTGGCATGAAGTTGCTATAAACAACATTTCTTTTGGACTCGAAAATATCCAGCAGGCTCTCTCTAAAAACGCAAAATGGATTCCATATAACAAAGGTGGAGCGTTTCGAAAATGGTATGGGAATAACGAATACGTGATCAATTGGGAAAATGACGGAAATGAAATAAAGTGCTTTTGTGACGAAAACGGAAAACAAAGGTCCGCGATTCGTAATCAAGAATATTATTTTATTCCTTCCGTTACATGGACAGATATTAGCTCTTCTTCATTCGGAGTAAGACAGTCTAAAAAAGGATTTTTATTCGACGGGACAAGCCATTCAGCTTTTCCAAAAATTGAATACCTCAATTTTTTAACTGGTTTGATGTGCGCAAAGACATCTTTTGAATTTTTAAAAATTATCAACCCAACAATGCACTTTCAAGTCGGAAATATTGGATCAATTCCAATAGACTTAAATAAAATTAATCATAAAATTAAGCTAATTAACGACATATCTTTAGATGCACTATCTATCAGCGCGTCTGATTGGGACTCGAATGAATTCTCTTGGGATTTCACTCATCTGCCATTGCTTAATCAAAAATTCCGACACACAAACCTTAAGGACACCTACAGCACGATTCGCATTCACTGGATAGAAATGACGTCTGAGATGCAGCGATTAGAGGAAGAGAACAATAGCATATTTATCGACGCCTATGACCTCCAAAACGAACTGACCCCAGATGTGCCTCTGCATGAGATTACGCTGACCTACAATCCGCCCTACCGCTACGGTCCTGGGAAAACTGACGAAGAATACGAGTCCCTGCAACGCACCGATACTATTCGCGAACTCATCTCCTACGCCATTGGCTGCATGATGGGCCGCTACAGCTTGGACGAACCGGGTCTGATTTATGCCTATGACGGAAATGAAGGTTTTGACCCGAGCCGTTACGCCACCTTCCCGGCTGACGAGGACGGCATCATCCCGGTCATGGATGGCGAATGGTTTGACGATGACGCCACAGTCCGCTTTGTCGATTTTGTGCGTACGGTTTGGCCTGCCGAGACCCTGGACGAAAATCTTAATTTCGTGGCCGACAGCCTGGACCCGAAAAAAGGTGAAACCCCGGTGGAAACCATACGCCGTTTTATCAGCACCAAATTTTTCAAGGACTATCATCTCAAGGTCTACAAAAAACGCCCCATCTACTGGCTCTTTTCCAGTGGAAAAAACAAGGCGTTTGAATGCCTCGTCTACCTGCATCGCTACAACGCCAACACCCTGCCACGCATGCGAGCCATGTACGTCACTCCGCTGCAAGGCAAATTCAACGCCCGCATCGAGTACCTGAAAAAGGAACTCGACGCTGCCCCATCCACTGCCGCCCGCAAACAATTGCAAAAGGAACTGGATACCATGACCAAAAAGCAGCAGGAACTGCGCACGTTTGATGAACTTCTGCGCCATTACGCCGACCAGCGCATCACCCTAGACCTGGATGACGGCGTAAAGGTCAACTACGGAAAGTTCGGTGGGTTGCTGGCGGAGGTGAAGGCGATAACAGGTGGAAGTGAGGAGTGA
- a CDS encoding DUF1819 family protein, with protein MSFNGEIVAGSLLIRESRSVAELLLLGLDPKGVHERVSADNSLQKRSPATARRQTNLILARLQGLDKRFLTMIVSGSQELTTQALFAAAIKHNRFLGDFVGKVVCAHWRTYKPALTKLDWNSFFEECAAIDPEITKWTETTHAKIRQVVFRILAEANVIESTRSLRLIPFSLLPELKRLLRDNDEWYVLRCLEALS; from the coding sequence TTGAGTTTCAACGGTGAAATCGTGGCAGGATCCCTGCTCATCCGCGAAAGCCGAAGTGTCGCCGAGCTGCTACTCTTGGGGCTTGACCCAAAGGGTGTGCATGAACGCGTGAGCGCGGACAACAGCCTTCAGAAGCGTTCACCCGCCACGGCCAGACGTCAGACGAACCTCATCCTGGCGCGATTGCAGGGCTTGGACAAAAGATTTCTGACCATGATCGTTTCCGGCTCGCAGGAACTCACCACGCAAGCTCTTTTCGCCGCTGCGATCAAGCATAACCGTTTCCTGGGGGACTTCGTCGGCAAGGTGGTTTGCGCTCATTGGCGGACATACAAACCCGCCTTGACCAAGCTCGATTGGAATTCTTTTTTTGAGGAATGCGCCGCAATCGACCCTGAGATCACCAAGTGGACGGAAACGACGCACGCCAAAATCCGTCAGGTCGTCTTTCGTATTTTAGCCGAGGCCAATGTGATCGAATCGACAAGATCCCTCCGGCTGATCCCTTTTTCGCTCCTGCCGGAACTCAAACGTCTCCTTCGAGACAATGACGAATGGTATGTCCTCAGGTGCCTGGAGGCTCTCTCATGA
- a CDS encoding DUF262 domain-containing protein yields MSYIPKTINELVTEYVNRTTFLPAMQREFVWNTYAIEKLFDSIMGDYPISTFLFWKIKEENKNEWTAYEFIRDFDQSMPHNKEANLAGINQDVYFVLDGQQRLTSLLIGLKGSYKYFYYKWLKTKLYLNILKEPVKNDDPEELVYQFAFRENDQPNNKDTSPQFWYLVGNILNFDDAEDAKKDIKLKLAKYSDEQKDIANTHIGRLHSRINTARLLNYYEEKSQDYDKVVEAFIRANTGGVKLEYSDILLSTATAKWNNINAREEIHKFTDNINLIGSGYSFGKDFVLKGCLYLTDGLPIQYKVKNFTKTNLEKIENNWETITKNIENTIHLVNKFGFNDKNIVAKIALLPISFFLSKINRNNYTDSTDAKDVRNQIIIQKWLVLSLLKNSFGRSSDTILKNLQEVLLNNPDCEVFPYLEMFNKLGVEPSFNEKEISGLLMTNYGSKYSYLILSLLYPDRDWKGNTYHEDHIFPKSEFTYAKLKARGYNDERIAEYLKYFNSIINLELLTDSENKSKSSQDFGTWINSRDINFKERHKIPDLKSYDFDNFLEFVSNRKPILSDMLLKFSI; encoded by the coding sequence ATGAGCTACATACCAAAAACAATCAACGAATTAGTCACAGAATATGTCAATAGAACGACATTTCTCCCAGCAATGCAACGCGAATTCGTATGGAATACTTATGCGATAGAAAAACTTTTTGACTCTATAATGGGCGACTACCCTATCAGCACATTTCTTTTTTGGAAAATCAAAGAAGAAAATAAAAATGAATGGACAGCATATGAATTCATACGAGATTTTGATCAATCGATGCCTCATAACAAAGAGGCAAATTTAGCTGGCATTAATCAAGATGTATATTTTGTACTTGACGGGCAGCAACGTTTAACATCGCTACTCATAGGACTCAAAGGCTCATATAAGTATTTTTATTACAAATGGCTCAAAACAAAATTGTATCTAAATATTCTAAAAGAGCCTGTTAAAAATGATGATCCAGAAGAACTCGTTTACCAGTTTGCATTCAGAGAGAACGATCAACCAAACAACAAAGATACAAGCCCTCAGTTTTGGTATTTGGTTGGAAATATTTTAAATTTTGATGACGCAGAAGATGCGAAAAAAGATATAAAATTAAAATTAGCAAAATATTCAGATGAACAAAAAGATATTGCCAACACCCACATAGGAAGGTTGCATTCCAGAATCAATACAGCAAGGTTATTGAATTATTATGAAGAAAAATCTCAAGATTATGACAAAGTAGTTGAAGCTTTTATTCGCGCAAACACAGGTGGAGTAAAGCTAGAATATAGCGACATTCTTCTCTCTACAGCAACTGCTAAATGGAATAATATCAATGCAAGAGAAGAGATTCATAAATTTACAGACAACATAAACTTAATTGGAAGCGGTTATTCTTTCGGCAAAGACTTTGTCTTGAAAGGATGCCTTTACCTTACAGATGGCCTTCCGATACAGTACAAAGTTAAAAACTTTACTAAAACAAACCTGGAAAAGATAGAAAATAACTGGGAAACGATTACAAAAAATATTGAAAATACAATACACCTTGTAAATAAATTTGGCTTTAACGATAAAAACATAGTCGCAAAAATAGCATTACTACCTATTTCTTTTTTCTTATCAAAAATAAACAGAAACAACTATACGGACTCAACAGATGCAAAAGACGTCAGGAATCAAATTATAATTCAAAAATGGCTTGTCCTGTCTTTACTAAAAAATTCATTTGGCAGATCTTCAGACACTATATTGAAAAATTTGCAAGAAGTATTGCTGAACAACCCAGACTGCGAAGTTTTTCCATACCTAGAAATGTTCAACAAACTTGGAGTTGAACCATCCTTTAATGAAAAAGAGATCTCCGGATTATTAATGACTAATTATGGATCAAAGTATAGCTATTTAATACTTTCACTTTTATATCCTGACAGAGACTGGAAAGGGAACACGTATCACGAAGACCATATATTTCCAAAATCAGAATTTACTTACGCAAAACTGAAAGCACGCGGGTATAATGATGAAAGAATTGCGGAATATCTTAAATACTTTAATTCAATTATAAATTTAGAATTGCTCACTGATTCTGAAAACAAATCAAAGTCCTCACAAGATTTTGGCACATGGATAAACTCACGCGACATTAACTTTAAAGAGAGACACAAAATCCCTGATCTGAAATCATACGATTTTGATAATTTTCTAGAATTTGTTTCGAACAGAAAGCCTATACTATCCGATATGCTTCTTAAATTCTCAATCTGA